From the genome of Oncorhynchus tshawytscha isolate Ot180627B unplaced genomic scaffold, Otsh_v2.0 Un_scaffold_10343_pilon_pilon, whole genome shotgun sequence, one region includes:
- the LOC121838661 gene encoding cAMP-regulated D2 protein-like isoform X2 codes for MAKGKIQCSLFPVTSSFVIISQTDVAVSPFRISGLQFRHANASKKTRHDALKLGRDFARQANCSVSDIVCLLSLSPQAVLAAQMKSSSKVVNPFRFLEIFETWGPYVDGELIKEQAVTAFQKGHWQKEKPVLLGTTSEEGVIFVYGVFTKPVSAVECTVYTAAIFKQHALRILHKYLPLYKDIDRRDMLAQIVTDYVFLCPSRKAARAGTKVGSAVWMYVFDHVISDHSVWSGLSFCYEHVCHGAELPFLFNTASMANFTLAPPERLLSNRMLCYWGTFAHTGDPASRMQQSGFCRQQRLPAWPRYSDTSSWLVMNFTVRSHAQVGTRDHICDFWDKLGIY; via the exons ATGGCAAAGGGAAAAATACAGTGTTCATTGTTTCCAGTAACTTCTTCGTTTGTTATAATATCCCAAACAGACGTGGCGGTTTCACCATTCAGGATTTCAG GGTTACAGTTTAGACATGCTAATGCATCCAAGAAGACGAG ACATGATGCCCTGAAGCTGGGGAGGGACTTTGCCAGACAGGCCAATTGCTCTGTGAGCGACATCGTGTGCCTGCTGTCCCTCAGTCCTCAGGCTGTCCTCGCTGCCCAGATGAAGTCAA gttcCAAAGTGGTGAATCCCTTCAGGTTCCTGGAGATCTTTGAGACCTGGGGGCCCTACGTGGATGGAGAGCTGATCAAGGAGCAGGCTGTGACTGCCTTCCAGAAGGGCCACTGGCAGAAGGAGAAACCAGTCCTCCTTG GGACCACTTCAGAGGAGGGGGTGATATTTGTGTACGGGGTCTTCACCAAGCCTGTGTCTGCGGTGGAGTGCACCGTCTACACCGCGGCTATCTTCAAACAGCACGCCCTCAGGATCCTACACAAGTACCTGCCCCTGTACAAGGACATTGACCGACGGGACATGCTGGCTCAG ATTGTTACAGACTACGTCTTCCTTTGCCCCTCCCGTAAGGCAGCCCGGGCAGGCACCAAAGTGGGCAGCGCCGTGTGGATGTACGTCTTTGACCATGTGATATCGGACCACAGTGTGTGGTCCGGTCTGTCCTTCTGCTACGAGCACGTGTGTCACGGTGCTGAGCTGCCCTTCCTCTTCAACACTGCCTCCATGGCTAACTTCACGCTGGCCCCACCCGAGAGGCTGCTGTCCAATCGGATGTTGTGTTACTGGGGGACATTCGCCCACACCGGGGACCCGGCCTCACGGATGCAACAGAGCGGCTTCTGTAGACAGCAGCGCCTGCCGGCCTGGCCCCGCTACTCGGACACCAGCTCCTGGTTGGTCATGAACTTCACTGTCCGCTCCCATGCCCAGGTGGGCACCAGGGACCATATCTGTGACTTCTGGGACAAGCTGGGCATCTATTAG
- the LOC121845871 gene encoding uncharacterized protein LOC121845871, translating to MTIGPLFSPLRNREPVADLLGNTQKSRTLPDPDYYTLSWVVRNTSSISMFRIYHQGVLHYTTLLTSHTVASLLPCSKYLARVEALCGDSVVMSSKTVLARTGPRGVSELRYRPEDSTALWIGGTRQGVAFQYQLSYDNGSTIQQGRLMEPLLPLLGLIEGARYALDVWEECDGEWSADPALVCFDGVNVSVNSLVLPVASTLRPNEDQVLAFIVPWLMVLDPKTEPWAELKRIYEKLLEELLKEYPVKTRVELVAFKELEGKSKTKITFQGFDASITDVDLPLPPGEQLDHIQSLQPPNITVKDGIIYWDDPDECATPELNRCDANSLCVNTLNSYTCVCQHGFYDVGPAFVPPPTPASHPVCYEKGMFTQCLTRSMAGGIAKAFLIGYFGGDVTVVLNEGRCTMEESKTLYHFHVLRKPSQCGTIRLVNRTHIEFRNTLTVTLSRERTITRRDLKVIWKCIYPRNYVRNNQINVDLEWITSHSVVEYNSSHQLGLAMTMYSDNSFSYGYRDSIALHLSDVLFFEVALLTNNTFASEVLLEVISCWATESPDPQDETKGFFLLDGCPVDSTFHWLSVNGVSQRSRFSIHMFTMPKELPIYMHCLARICSHDEDCTTNCTTKRLSKRSTARWDPYINVAVVVSAGPLMVTPEAAPGTKLSNWDEALTMIYVVGGTMGVLMLTMLGVSATKAIMNYYEGVRPQ from the exons ATGACTATTGGCCCTCTCTTTAGTCCACTCAGAAATCGAGAACCTGTGGCAGACCTCCtcgggaacactcagaaatcgaGAACCTTGCCGGACCCGGACTACTACACCCTGAGCTGGGTGGTGAGGAACACTTCTTCGATCTCCATGTTCAGGATCTACCACCAGGGGGTGCTCCACTACACCACCCTGCTCACCAGCCACACGGTGGCCAGCCTTCTGCCCTGCAGCAAGTACTTGGCTAGAGTAGAGGCGCTGTGTGGAGACAGCGTGGTCATGAGCTCCAAGACCGTACTCGCTCGCACAG GACCCAGAGGTGTTTCAGAACTGCGCTACCGTCCTGAGGACTCTACAGCGCTGTGGATTGGTGGGACCAGACAGGGCGTGGCCTTTCAGTACCAGTTGTCTTATGACAATGGCTCGACCATCCAGCAAGGCCGGCTGATGGAGCCTTTGCTCCCCCTCCTGGGGCTCATTGAAGGTGCGCGCTATGCCCTGGACGTGTGGGAAGAGTGTGACGGCGAGTGGAGCGCTGACCCGGCCCTGGTGTGTTTTGATGGAGTCAACGTTTCCGTCAATTCCCTCGTGCTGCCGGTGGCGTCCACCCTGAGGCCGAATGAAGACCAAG TTCTAGCCTTTATTGTGCCTTGGTTAATGGTGTTGGACCCAAAGACTGAGCCCTGGGCTGAGCTGAAGCGCATCTATGAAAAACTA CTGGAGGAGCTTTTGAAAGAGTACCCAGTTAAGACCAGGGTGGAGTTGGTTGCATTCAAGGAGCTGGAAGGCAAATCCAAAACTAAGATTACCTTTCAAGGCTTTGATGCTTCCATAACCGACGTAGACTTACCGCTACCACCTGGCGAGCAGCTGGACCATATCCAGTCCCTCCAGCCGCCCAATATCACAGTCAAGGACGGGATCATCTACTGGGATG ACCCAGATGAGTGTGCAACGCCTGAACTGAACAGGTGTGACGCCAACTCTTTGTGCGTCAACACTCTGAACTCCTATACCTGTGTGTGTCAACATGGCTTCTATGACGTCGGGCCCGCCTTCGTTCCCCCTCCTACCCCTGCCTCACATCCTGTCTGTTATG AAAAAGGGATGTTCACCCAGTGCCTGACGAGATCGATGGCCGGAGGTATTGCCAAAGCCTTCCTGATTGGCTACTTTGGTGGCGATGTGACGGTTGTCTTGAATGAAGGCCGTTGTACCATGGAGGAGAGCAAGACGCTCTACCACTTCCACGTGTTGCGCAAACCCTCGCAGTGTGGAACGATACGGCTG gtgaacAGAACACACATCGAGTTCCGGAACACTCTGACAGTGACCTTGAGCAGAGAGCGGACCATCACACGAAGAGATCTCAAGGTTATCTGGAAGTGCATCTACCCCCGGAACTATGTCCGCAACAACCAGATAAACGTAGATCTGGAGTG GATCACCTCCCACTCTGTGGTGGAGTACAACTCCTCCCATCAGCTGGGGCTGGCCATGACCATGTACAGCGACAACTCCTTCTCCTACGGCTACAGAGACTCCATCGCCCTCCACCTCAGCGATGTACTCTTCTTCGAGGTGGCCCTCCTGACAAACAACACGTTCGCCTCGGAGGTCCTGCTAGAAGTGATTTCCTGCTGGGCCACAGAGAGCCCGGATCCACAGGACGAAACCAAGGGCTTCTTTCTCCTAGATGG CTGCCCTGTTGACAGCACCTTTCATTGGCTCTCTGTGAACGGTGTGTCACAGAGGAGCAGATTCTCCATTCACATGTTCACTATGCCCAAGGAGTTACCCATCTACATGCACTGCCTGGCCCGGATATGCAGTCACGATGAGGACTGTACTACG AACTGTACCACCAAGAGACTTTCAAAGAGATCAACAGCTAGATGGGATCCATACATCAATGTAGCTGTGGTCGTGTCTGCAGGACCACTGATGGTCACCCCCGAGGCGGCACCAGGGACCAAACTCTCCAACT GGGATGAGGCTTTGACAATGATCTACGTCGTGGGAGGAACCATGGGTGTCTTGATGTTGACGATGCTTGGTGTGAGCGCAACAAAGGCTATAATGAATTATTATGAGGGAGTAAGGCCTCAATAA
- the LOC121845870 gene encoding cholinesterase-like: MQGCSGPISDKCPQKVSENCLYLNIFVPLDVNFSSPLLTTLPVMVWIHGGDFIAGSASKPLYDGRFISNFTRTVVVSMAYRLGAFGFLVSGKDPKTSATGNYGILDQQVALLWVQQNIALFGGDPSKVTMFGESAGAQSVSLHLMVQSSKPLFKQAVFQSLPFSILSRPGR; the protein is encoded by the exons ATGCAAGGCTGCAGTGGCCCCATATCTGACAAGTGCCCTCAGAAG GTGAGTGAGAACTGCCTCTACCTCAACATATTTGTACCTCTGGATGTGAACTTCAGTTCCCCTTTACTGACAACCCTGCCAGTGATGGTGTGGATCCACGGGGGAGATTTCATTGCTGGCTCAGCCTCCAAGCCCCTGTACGATGGGAGGTTCATCAGTAACTTCACTCGCACTGTGGTGGTGAGCATGGCGTATCGGCTAG GGGCGTTTGGTTTCCTCGTCTCGGGAAAAGACCCCAAAACCTCAGCAACCGGGAATTATGGGATCCTGGATCAGCAGGTTGCTCTTCTCTGGGTTCAACAAAACATCGCTCTGTTCGGAGGCGACCCCAGCAAG GTGACCATGTTTGGGGAGAGTGCAGGAGCCCAGTCAGTGAGCCTCCATCTGATGGTCCAGAGCAGTAAGCCCCTGTTCAAACAGGCTGTGTTCCAGAGCCTACCCTTCTCCATCCTCTCAAGACCAGGTCGGTGA
- the LOC121838661 gene encoding cAMP-regulated D2 protein-like isoform X1, which yields MTQLVVLIANSLKDEIRRSGNGATVRPTSVVVVLNVRLQFRHANASKKTRHDALKLGRDFARQANCSVSDIVCLLSLSPQAVLAAQMKSSSKVVNPFRFLEIFETWGPYVDGELIKEQAVTAFQKGHWQKEKPVLLGTTSEEGVIFVYGVFTKPVSAVECTVYTAAIFKQHALRILHKYLPLYKDIDRRDMLAQIVTDYVFLCPSRKAARAGTKVGSAVWMYVFDHVISDHSVWSGLSFCYEHVCHGAELPFLFNTASMANFTLAPPERLLSNRMLCYWGTFAHTGDPASRMQQSGFCRQQRLPAWPRYSDTSSWLVMNFTVRSHAQVGTRDHICDFWDKLGIY from the exons ATGACTCAGCTGGTGGTCTTGATCGCTAACTCCTTAAAAGATGAAATCCGCCGTAGTGGAAACGGTGCCACTGTCCGCCCCACCTccgttgttgttgttttaaatgTCA GGTTACAGTTTAGACATGCTAATGCATCCAAGAAGACGAG ACATGATGCCCTGAAGCTGGGGAGGGACTTTGCCAGACAGGCCAATTGCTCTGTGAGCGACATCGTGTGCCTGCTGTCCCTCAGTCCTCAGGCTGTCCTCGCTGCCCAGATGAAGTCAA gttcCAAAGTGGTGAATCCCTTCAGGTTCCTGGAGATCTTTGAGACCTGGGGGCCCTACGTGGATGGAGAGCTGATCAAGGAGCAGGCTGTGACTGCCTTCCAGAAGGGCCACTGGCAGAAGGAGAAACCAGTCCTCCTTG GGACCACTTCAGAGGAGGGGGTGATATTTGTGTACGGGGTCTTCACCAAGCCTGTGTCTGCGGTGGAGTGCACCGTCTACACCGCGGCTATCTTCAAACAGCACGCCCTCAGGATCCTACACAAGTACCTGCCCCTGTACAAGGACATTGACCGACGGGACATGCTGGCTCAG ATTGTTACAGACTACGTCTTCCTTTGCCCCTCCCGTAAGGCAGCCCGGGCAGGCACCAAAGTGGGCAGCGCCGTGTGGATGTACGTCTTTGACCATGTGATATCGGACCACAGTGTGTGGTCCGGTCTGTCCTTCTGCTACGAGCACGTGTGTCACGGTGCTGAGCTGCCCTTCCTCTTCAACACTGCCTCCATGGCTAACTTCACGCTGGCCCCACCCGAGAGGCTGCTGTCCAATCGGATGTTGTGTTACTGGGGGACATTCGCCCACACCGGGGACCCGGCCTCACGGATGCAACAGAGCGGCTTCTGTAGACAGCAGCGCCTGCCGGCCTGGCCCCGCTACTCGGACACCAGCTCCTGGTTGGTCATGAACTTCACTGTCCGCTCCCATGCCCAGGTGGGCACCAGGGACCATATCTGTGACTTCTGGGACAAGCTGGGCATCTATTAG